The following are encoded together in the Mugil cephalus isolate CIBA_MC_2020 chromosome 18, CIBA_Mcephalus_1.1, whole genome shotgun sequence genome:
- the nup58 gene encoding nucleoporin p58/p45 isoform X1: MSGFNFGTGTLGSSNAGGGYAFGAATSAPAASTGGFSFGTALGTAAAAPGSTTNTTPSLGLGGSLFGQKPTGGFSFNTPASSAAAPTTGLTLGAPATTAAATGFSLAFNKPTASATPFSLTTSATSSSAPAGAGLTFGSVLTSTAPQQPAGAGFTLGLGGTTTSTAASTVPSLGGSLFSNTASTGLGQTLGGGGLTLGSLLSTSTAAPTAPAPSIGLGGVDFTTSSENKSDTSSGANAQDSKALKDENLPPVICQDVENFQKFVKEQKQVQEDISRMSSKAITKVQDDIKSLKQLLSVSASGLQRQALAIDKLKLETAQELKNADIALRTQKTPPGLQHENTAPSDYFRSLVEQFEVQLQQYRQQIEELENHLTTQSSGSHITPQDLTLAMQKLYQTFVAQAAQLQSVHENVKILKHQYLSYRRAFLEDSTDVFESKRASNRKWQSAPRVTTGPAPFSSVPNAAAVAMAATLTQQQQPTPGTQAPLGTGFGNPFATAVGTSLGSSALGGFGGGPGFGGVGTGGSSFGFSSTSKPTGGSLSAGFGSSTTSGFNFSNPGINPSAGLTFGVSNQPATAFGAGTPLLQLKKPPAGNKRGKR; encoded by the exons atgtctggCTTTAACTTTGGAACGGGTACTCTTGGTTCCTCTAACGCGGGGGGAGGATACGCATTTGGTGCCGCAACCAG TGCACCTGCTGCCAGTACTGGTGGCTTCTCTTTTGGGACTGCCCTGGGTACAGCAGCGGCTGCCCCTGGCTCCACTACCAACACCACGCCGTCACTTGGCCTAGGAGGCAGTCTGTTCGGTCAGAAACCCACTGGAGGATTCTCTTTCAATACACCAGCCTCAA gcGCTGCTGCACCCACTACAGGCCTCACATTAG GTGCCCCGGCTACTACTGCTGCCGCCACAGGCTTTAGCTTGGCCTTCAACAAGCCCACCGCCTCAGCAACACCCTTCTCTCTGACCACCTCTGCAACCTCGTCGTCAGCCCCCGCTGGGGCAGGTTTAACGTTTGGGTCTGTCCTGACATCCACGGCCCCGCAGCAGCCTGCAGGCGCTGGCTTCACCCTCGGCCTCGGCGGCACAACAACCTCCACAGCAGCCTCCACAGTCCCGTCACTCGGCGGGAGTCTCTTCTCCAACACTGCGTCTACAG GTTTGGGTCAGACCCTTGGAGGAGGTGGGTTAACATTAGGTTCTTTGTTGAGTACTTCCACGGCTGCACCAACAGCCCCAGCCCCAAGTATCGGCCTGGGTGGAGTCGACTTCACCACTTCATCCGAGAACAAGAGTGACACATCATCTGGAGCCAATGCACA GGACAGTAAAGCTTTAAAAGATGAGAACCTGCCCCCTGTTATTTGTCAGGATGTTGAGAATTTCCA gAAGTTTGTGAAAGAGCAGAAACAAGTTCAGGAGGACATAAGCAGAATGTCATCAAAGGCCATTACTAAAGTCCAAGATGACATCAAGAGCCTGAAACAGTTGCTGTCTGTTAGTGCAAGTGGTCTGCAGCGCCAGGCTCTGGCCATAGACAAACTGAAACTGGAGACAGCGCAG GAGCTGAAAAATGCTGACATAGCACTGCGTACACAAAAGACACCCCCTGGACTTCAACATGAGAATACAGCTCCATCAGA ttaTTTCCGTAGCCTGGTAGAGCAGTTCGaggtgcagctgcagcagtacCGGCAGCAGATAGAAGAGCTGGAGAACCACCTGACAACGCAGAGCAGTGGCTCCCATATCACTCCTCAGG ATCTGACCTTGGCCATGCAGAAGTTGTACCAAACTTTTGTTGCACAGGCGGCCCAGCTCCAGTCTGTCCATGAGAATGTCAAG ATTTTGAAGCACCAGTACCTCTCCTACCGCCGAGCCTTCCTGGAAGACTCCACGGACGTCTTTGAGTCCAAGCGGGCGTCAAACAGGAAATGGCAGAGCGCGCCGCGGGTCACAACGGGGCCCGCCCCATTCTCCAGCGTGCCCAATGCTgcagctgttgccatggcagccaCGTTGACCCAGCAACAGCAGCCAACTCCAG GGACCCAGGCACCCTTGGGGACAGGGTTTGGAAACCCCTTTGCCACAGCAGTGGGCACTAGCTTGGGCTCTTCTGCCCTTGGAG GTTTTGGTGGTGGGCCGGGCTTTGGTGGGGTGGGGACTGGGGGGTCTTCTTTTggcttctcctccaccagtaAGCCCACAGGAGGCAGTCTGAGTGCAG GCTTCGGTAGCAGCACCACCTCGGGCTTCAACTTCAGCAACCCCGGCATCAACCCCTCTGCCGGCCTGACCTTTGGCGTGTCTAACCAGCCCGCCACAGCCTTCGGCGCAGGGACGCCCCTGCTCCAGCTGAAGAAACCCCCGGCTGGTAATAAAAGGGGCAAGagatag
- the nup58 gene encoding nucleoporin p58/p45 isoform X2, with product MSGFNFGTGTLGSSNAGGGYAFGAATSAPAASTGGFSFGTALGTAAAAPGSTTNTTPSLGLGGSLFGQKPTGGFSFNTPASSAAAPTTGLTLGAPATTAAATGFSLAFNKPTASATPFSLTTSATSSSAPAGAGLTFGSVLTSTAPQQPAGAGFTLGLGGTTTSTAASTVPSLGGSLFSNTASTGLGQTLGGGGLTLGSLLSTSTAAPTAPAPSIGLGGVDFTTSSENKSDTSSGANAQDSKALKDENLPPVICQDVENFQKFVKEQKQVQEDISRMSSKAITKVQDDIKSLKQLLSVSASGLQRQALAIDKLKLETAQELKNADIALRTQKTPPGLQHENTAPSDYFRSLVEQFEVQLQQYRQQIEELENHLTTQSSGSHITPQDLTLAMQKLYQTFVAQAAQLQSVHENVKILKHQYLSYRRAFLEDSTDVFESKRASNRKWQSAPRVTTGPAPFSSVPNAAAVAMAATLTQQQQPTPGFGGGPGFGGVGTGGSSFGFSSTSKPTGGSLSAGFGSSTTSGFNFSNPGINPSAGLTFGVSNQPATAFGAGTPLLQLKKPPAGNKRGKR from the exons atgtctggCTTTAACTTTGGAACGGGTACTCTTGGTTCCTCTAACGCGGGGGGAGGATACGCATTTGGTGCCGCAACCAG TGCACCTGCTGCCAGTACTGGTGGCTTCTCTTTTGGGACTGCCCTGGGTACAGCAGCGGCTGCCCCTGGCTCCACTACCAACACCACGCCGTCACTTGGCCTAGGAGGCAGTCTGTTCGGTCAGAAACCCACTGGAGGATTCTCTTTCAATACACCAGCCTCAA gcGCTGCTGCACCCACTACAGGCCTCACATTAG GTGCCCCGGCTACTACTGCTGCCGCCACAGGCTTTAGCTTGGCCTTCAACAAGCCCACCGCCTCAGCAACACCCTTCTCTCTGACCACCTCTGCAACCTCGTCGTCAGCCCCCGCTGGGGCAGGTTTAACGTTTGGGTCTGTCCTGACATCCACGGCCCCGCAGCAGCCTGCAGGCGCTGGCTTCACCCTCGGCCTCGGCGGCACAACAACCTCCACAGCAGCCTCCACAGTCCCGTCACTCGGCGGGAGTCTCTTCTCCAACACTGCGTCTACAG GTTTGGGTCAGACCCTTGGAGGAGGTGGGTTAACATTAGGTTCTTTGTTGAGTACTTCCACGGCTGCACCAACAGCCCCAGCCCCAAGTATCGGCCTGGGTGGAGTCGACTTCACCACTTCATCCGAGAACAAGAGTGACACATCATCTGGAGCCAATGCACA GGACAGTAAAGCTTTAAAAGATGAGAACCTGCCCCCTGTTATTTGTCAGGATGTTGAGAATTTCCA gAAGTTTGTGAAAGAGCAGAAACAAGTTCAGGAGGACATAAGCAGAATGTCATCAAAGGCCATTACTAAAGTCCAAGATGACATCAAGAGCCTGAAACAGTTGCTGTCTGTTAGTGCAAGTGGTCTGCAGCGCCAGGCTCTGGCCATAGACAAACTGAAACTGGAGACAGCGCAG GAGCTGAAAAATGCTGACATAGCACTGCGTACACAAAAGACACCCCCTGGACTTCAACATGAGAATACAGCTCCATCAGA ttaTTTCCGTAGCCTGGTAGAGCAGTTCGaggtgcagctgcagcagtacCGGCAGCAGATAGAAGAGCTGGAGAACCACCTGACAACGCAGAGCAGTGGCTCCCATATCACTCCTCAGG ATCTGACCTTGGCCATGCAGAAGTTGTACCAAACTTTTGTTGCACAGGCGGCCCAGCTCCAGTCTGTCCATGAGAATGTCAAG ATTTTGAAGCACCAGTACCTCTCCTACCGCCGAGCCTTCCTGGAAGACTCCACGGACGTCTTTGAGTCCAAGCGGGCGTCAAACAGGAAATGGCAGAGCGCGCCGCGGGTCACAACGGGGCCCGCCCCATTCTCCAGCGTGCCCAATGCTgcagctgttgccatggcagccaCGTTGACCCAGCAACAGCAGCCAACTCCAG GTTTTGGTGGTGGGCCGGGCTTTGGTGGGGTGGGGACTGGGGGGTCTTCTTTTggcttctcctccaccagtaAGCCCACAGGAGGCAGTCTGAGTGCAG GCTTCGGTAGCAGCACCACCTCGGGCTTCAACTTCAGCAACCCCGGCATCAACCCCTCTGCCGGCCTGACCTTTGGCGTGTCTAACCAGCCCGCCACAGCCTTCGGCGCAGGGACGCCCCTGCTCCAGCTGAAGAAACCCCCGGCTGGTAATAAAAGGGGCAAGagatag
- the nup58 gene encoding nucleoporin p58/p45 isoform X3 yields MSGFNFGTGTLGSSNAGGGYAFGAATSAPAASTGGFSFGTALGTAAAAPGSTTNTTPSLGLGGSLFGQKPTGGFSFNTPASSAAAPTTGLTLGAPATTAAATGFSLAFNKPTASATPFSLTTSATSSSAPAGAGLTFGSVLTSTAPQQPAGAGFTLGLGGTTTSTAASTVPSLGGSLFSNTASTGLGQTLGGGGLTLGSLLSTSTAAPTAPAPSIGLGGVDFTTSSENKSDTSSGANAQDSKALKDENLPPVICQDVENFQKFVKEQKQVQEDISRMSSKAITKVQDDIKSLKQLLSVSASGLQRQALAIDKLKLETAQELKNADIALRTQKTPPGLQHENTAPSDYFRSLVEQFEVQLQQYRQQIEELENHLTTQSSGSHITPQDLTLAMQKLYQTFVAQAAQLQSVHENVKILKHQYLSYRRAFLEDSTDVFESKRASNRKWQSAPRVTTGPAPFSSVPNAAAVAMAATLTQQQQPTPGTQAPLGTGFGNPFATAVGTSLGSSALGGFGSSTTSGFNFSNPGINPSAGLTFGVSNQPATAFGAGTPLLQLKKPPAGNKRGKR; encoded by the exons atgtctggCTTTAACTTTGGAACGGGTACTCTTGGTTCCTCTAACGCGGGGGGAGGATACGCATTTGGTGCCGCAACCAG TGCACCTGCTGCCAGTACTGGTGGCTTCTCTTTTGGGACTGCCCTGGGTACAGCAGCGGCTGCCCCTGGCTCCACTACCAACACCACGCCGTCACTTGGCCTAGGAGGCAGTCTGTTCGGTCAGAAACCCACTGGAGGATTCTCTTTCAATACACCAGCCTCAA gcGCTGCTGCACCCACTACAGGCCTCACATTAG GTGCCCCGGCTACTACTGCTGCCGCCACAGGCTTTAGCTTGGCCTTCAACAAGCCCACCGCCTCAGCAACACCCTTCTCTCTGACCACCTCTGCAACCTCGTCGTCAGCCCCCGCTGGGGCAGGTTTAACGTTTGGGTCTGTCCTGACATCCACGGCCCCGCAGCAGCCTGCAGGCGCTGGCTTCACCCTCGGCCTCGGCGGCACAACAACCTCCACAGCAGCCTCCACAGTCCCGTCACTCGGCGGGAGTCTCTTCTCCAACACTGCGTCTACAG GTTTGGGTCAGACCCTTGGAGGAGGTGGGTTAACATTAGGTTCTTTGTTGAGTACTTCCACGGCTGCACCAACAGCCCCAGCCCCAAGTATCGGCCTGGGTGGAGTCGACTTCACCACTTCATCCGAGAACAAGAGTGACACATCATCTGGAGCCAATGCACA GGACAGTAAAGCTTTAAAAGATGAGAACCTGCCCCCTGTTATTTGTCAGGATGTTGAGAATTTCCA gAAGTTTGTGAAAGAGCAGAAACAAGTTCAGGAGGACATAAGCAGAATGTCATCAAAGGCCATTACTAAAGTCCAAGATGACATCAAGAGCCTGAAACAGTTGCTGTCTGTTAGTGCAAGTGGTCTGCAGCGCCAGGCTCTGGCCATAGACAAACTGAAACTGGAGACAGCGCAG GAGCTGAAAAATGCTGACATAGCACTGCGTACACAAAAGACACCCCCTGGACTTCAACATGAGAATACAGCTCCATCAGA ttaTTTCCGTAGCCTGGTAGAGCAGTTCGaggtgcagctgcagcagtacCGGCAGCAGATAGAAGAGCTGGAGAACCACCTGACAACGCAGAGCAGTGGCTCCCATATCACTCCTCAGG ATCTGACCTTGGCCATGCAGAAGTTGTACCAAACTTTTGTTGCACAGGCGGCCCAGCTCCAGTCTGTCCATGAGAATGTCAAG ATTTTGAAGCACCAGTACCTCTCCTACCGCCGAGCCTTCCTGGAAGACTCCACGGACGTCTTTGAGTCCAAGCGGGCGTCAAACAGGAAATGGCAGAGCGCGCCGCGGGTCACAACGGGGCCCGCCCCATTCTCCAGCGTGCCCAATGCTgcagctgttgccatggcagccaCGTTGACCCAGCAACAGCAGCCAACTCCAG GGACCCAGGCACCCTTGGGGACAGGGTTTGGAAACCCCTTTGCCACAGCAGTGGGCACTAGCTTGGGCTCTTCTGCCCTTGGAG GCTTCGGTAGCAGCACCACCTCGGGCTTCAACTTCAGCAACCCCGGCATCAACCCCTCTGCCGGCCTGACCTTTGGCGTGTCTAACCAGCCCGCCACAGCCTTCGGCGCAGGGACGCCCCTGCTCCAGCTGAAGAAACCCCCGGCTGGTAATAAAAGGGGCAAGagatag
- the nup58 gene encoding nucleoporin p58/p45 isoform X4, protein MSGFNFGTGTLGSSNAGGGYAFGAATSAPAASTGGFSFGTALGTAAAAPGSTTNTTPSLGLGGSLFGQKPTGGFSFNTPASSAAAPTTGLTLGAPATTAAATGFSLAFNKPTASATPFSLTTSATSSSAPAGAGLTFGSVLTSTAPQQPAGAGFTLGLGGTTTSTAASTVPSLGGSLFSNTASTGLGQTLGGGGLTLGSLLSTSTAAPTAPAPSIGLGGVDFTTSSENKSDTSSGANAQDSKALKDENLPPVICQDVENFQKFVKEQKQVQEDISRMSSKAITKVQDDIKSLKQLLSVSASGLQRQALAIDKLKLETAQELKNADIALRTQKTPPGLQHENTAPSDYFRSLVEQFEVQLQQYRQQIEELENHLTTQSSGSHITPQDLTLAMQKLYQTFVAQAAQLQSVHENVKILKHQYLSYRRAFLEDSTDVFESKRASNRKWQSAPRVTTGPAPFSSVPNAAAVAMAATLTQQQQPTPGFGSSTTSGFNFSNPGINPSAGLTFGVSNQPATAFGAGTPLLQLKKPPAGNKRGKR, encoded by the exons atgtctggCTTTAACTTTGGAACGGGTACTCTTGGTTCCTCTAACGCGGGGGGAGGATACGCATTTGGTGCCGCAACCAG TGCACCTGCTGCCAGTACTGGTGGCTTCTCTTTTGGGACTGCCCTGGGTACAGCAGCGGCTGCCCCTGGCTCCACTACCAACACCACGCCGTCACTTGGCCTAGGAGGCAGTCTGTTCGGTCAGAAACCCACTGGAGGATTCTCTTTCAATACACCAGCCTCAA gcGCTGCTGCACCCACTACAGGCCTCACATTAG GTGCCCCGGCTACTACTGCTGCCGCCACAGGCTTTAGCTTGGCCTTCAACAAGCCCACCGCCTCAGCAACACCCTTCTCTCTGACCACCTCTGCAACCTCGTCGTCAGCCCCCGCTGGGGCAGGTTTAACGTTTGGGTCTGTCCTGACATCCACGGCCCCGCAGCAGCCTGCAGGCGCTGGCTTCACCCTCGGCCTCGGCGGCACAACAACCTCCACAGCAGCCTCCACAGTCCCGTCACTCGGCGGGAGTCTCTTCTCCAACACTGCGTCTACAG GTTTGGGTCAGACCCTTGGAGGAGGTGGGTTAACATTAGGTTCTTTGTTGAGTACTTCCACGGCTGCACCAACAGCCCCAGCCCCAAGTATCGGCCTGGGTGGAGTCGACTTCACCACTTCATCCGAGAACAAGAGTGACACATCATCTGGAGCCAATGCACA GGACAGTAAAGCTTTAAAAGATGAGAACCTGCCCCCTGTTATTTGTCAGGATGTTGAGAATTTCCA gAAGTTTGTGAAAGAGCAGAAACAAGTTCAGGAGGACATAAGCAGAATGTCATCAAAGGCCATTACTAAAGTCCAAGATGACATCAAGAGCCTGAAACAGTTGCTGTCTGTTAGTGCAAGTGGTCTGCAGCGCCAGGCTCTGGCCATAGACAAACTGAAACTGGAGACAGCGCAG GAGCTGAAAAATGCTGACATAGCACTGCGTACACAAAAGACACCCCCTGGACTTCAACATGAGAATACAGCTCCATCAGA ttaTTTCCGTAGCCTGGTAGAGCAGTTCGaggtgcagctgcagcagtacCGGCAGCAGATAGAAGAGCTGGAGAACCACCTGACAACGCAGAGCAGTGGCTCCCATATCACTCCTCAGG ATCTGACCTTGGCCATGCAGAAGTTGTACCAAACTTTTGTTGCACAGGCGGCCCAGCTCCAGTCTGTCCATGAGAATGTCAAG ATTTTGAAGCACCAGTACCTCTCCTACCGCCGAGCCTTCCTGGAAGACTCCACGGACGTCTTTGAGTCCAAGCGGGCGTCAAACAGGAAATGGCAGAGCGCGCCGCGGGTCACAACGGGGCCCGCCCCATTCTCCAGCGTGCCCAATGCTgcagctgttgccatggcagccaCGTTGACCCAGCAACAGCAGCCAACTCCAG GCTTCGGTAGCAGCACCACCTCGGGCTTCAACTTCAGCAACCCCGGCATCAACCCCTCTGCCGGCCTGACCTTTGGCGTGTCTAACCAGCCCGCCACAGCCTTCGGCGCAGGGACGCCCCTGCTCCAGCTGAAGAAACCCCCGGCTGGTAATAAAAGGGGCAAGagatag
- the ropn1l gene encoding ropporin-1-like protein isoform X1 — protein sequence MPLPDTFYCAEQINMPPELPDILKSFTKAAIRTQPKDLLLWSAAYFSALSKGECLPVKDRLEMNVATQKTDTGLTPGLLKTLHKQLSPSQTCSKEELQTKWKGLCLPVDQLETLLSLGGFGSDIDWMEFFALSCSALGGTLMSSLKFACEILTEDEEGGAARIPFETFSKLYTYLAHIDGDMSQNHINNFLSSLQPQVELQHGMIKPLDFIYKEDTDPTPSATSNFARATSRAE from the exons ATGCCTCTTCCAGACACATTCTACTGTGCCGAGCAAATCAACATGCCTCCAGAGCTGCCTGACATCCTCAAAAGCTTCACTAAGGCAGCCATCCGAACACAGCCCAAGGATTTGCTGCTGTGGTCTGCAGC ATACTTCAGTGCGCTCTCTAAAGGAGAGTGTCTACCTGTGAAGGATAGGCTGGAGATGAATGTTGCCACCCAGAAGACCGACACTGGGCTGACACCAGGTCTACTGAAGACCCTCCACAAACAG CTGTCCCCCTCGCAAACCTGCAGCAAAGAGGAGCTGCAGACCAAATGGAAGGGTCTGTGTCTACCTGTGGATCAGCTGGAGACCCTTCTGTCGTTGGGCGGCTTCGGCTCAGATATCGACTGGATGGAGTTTTTTGCACTGAGCTGCAGCGCTCTAGGAGGG ACTCTTATGAGTTCTCTGAAGTTTGCCTGTGAGATCCTGACGGAGGATGAGGAAGGTGGGGCCGCCAGGATCCCGTTCGAGACATTTTCCAAGCTCTACACCTATCTGGCTCACATCGATGGGGACATGTCGCAGAACCACATCAACAACTTCCTCAGTAGTCTGCAGCCACAAGT GGAGCTTCAGCATGGCATGATAAAACCTCTGGACTTTATCTACAAGGAAGACACGGACCCAACTCCCTCCGCTACGTCCAATTTTGCCAGAGCAACCTCGAGAGCTGAATAA
- the ropn1l gene encoding ropporin-1-like protein isoform X3, with protein sequence MPLPDTFYCAEQINMPPELPDILKSFTKAAIRTQPKDLLLWSAAYFSALSKGECLPVKDRLEMNVATQKTDTGLTPGLLKTLHKQLSPSQTCSKEELQTKWKGLCLPVDQLETLLSLGGFGSDIDWMEFFALSCSALGGTLMSSLKFACEILTEDEEGGAARIPFETFSKLYTYLAHIDGDMSQNHINNFLSSLQPQVNKQNGMIQISNFYIGRK encoded by the exons ATGCCTCTTCCAGACACATTCTACTGTGCCGAGCAAATCAACATGCCTCCAGAGCTGCCTGACATCCTCAAAAGCTTCACTAAGGCAGCCATCCGAACACAGCCCAAGGATTTGCTGCTGTGGTCTGCAGC ATACTTCAGTGCGCTCTCTAAAGGAGAGTGTCTACCTGTGAAGGATAGGCTGGAGATGAATGTTGCCACCCAGAAGACCGACACTGGGCTGACACCAGGTCTACTGAAGACCCTCCACAAACAG CTGTCCCCCTCGCAAACCTGCAGCAAAGAGGAGCTGCAGACCAAATGGAAGGGTCTGTGTCTACCTGTGGATCAGCTGGAGACCCTTCTGTCGTTGGGCGGCTTCGGCTCAGATATCGACTGGATGGAGTTTTTTGCACTGAGCTGCAGCGCTCTAGGAGGG ACTCTTATGAGTTCTCTGAAGTTTGCCTGTGAGATCCTGACGGAGGATGAGGAAGGTGGGGCCGCCAGGATCCCGTTCGAGACATTTTCCAAGCTCTACACCTATCTGGCTCACATCGATGGGGACATGTCGCAGAACCACATCAACAACTTCCTCAGTAGTCTGCAGCCACAAGT CAACAAGCAGAACGGCATGATTCAAATTTCCAACTTCTACATCGGCAGGAAGTGa
- the ropn1l gene encoding ropporin-1-like protein isoform X2 yields the protein MPLPDTFYCAEQINMPPELPDILKSFTKAAIRTQPKDLLLWSAAYFSALSKGECLPVKDRLEMNVATQKTDTGLTPGLLKTLHKQLSPSQTCSKEELQTKWKGLCLPVDQLETLLSLGGFGSDIDWMEFFALSCSALGGTLMSSLKFACEILTEDEEGGAARIPFETFSKLYTYLAHIDGDMSQNHINNFLSSLQPQVEALDVLNPALAVSASQCQLLAKTRSQSQS from the exons ATGCCTCTTCCAGACACATTCTACTGTGCCGAGCAAATCAACATGCCTCCAGAGCTGCCTGACATCCTCAAAAGCTTCACTAAGGCAGCCATCCGAACACAGCCCAAGGATTTGCTGCTGTGGTCTGCAGC ATACTTCAGTGCGCTCTCTAAAGGAGAGTGTCTACCTGTGAAGGATAGGCTGGAGATGAATGTTGCCACCCAGAAGACCGACACTGGGCTGACACCAGGTCTACTGAAGACCCTCCACAAACAG CTGTCCCCCTCGCAAACCTGCAGCAAAGAGGAGCTGCAGACCAAATGGAAGGGTCTGTGTCTACCTGTGGATCAGCTGGAGACCCTTCTGTCGTTGGGCGGCTTCGGCTCAGATATCGACTGGATGGAGTTTTTTGCACTGAGCTGCAGCGCTCTAGGAGGG ACTCTTATGAGTTCTCTGAAGTTTGCCTGTGAGATCCTGACGGAGGATGAGGAAGGTGGGGCCGCCAGGATCCCGTTCGAGACATTTTCCAAGCTCTACACCTATCTGGCTCACATCGATGGGGACATGTCGCAGAACCACATCAACAACTTCCTCAGTAGTCTGCAGCCACAAGT cgaGGCACTGGATGTACTGAACCCTGCTTTGGCTGTTTCTGCCAGTCAGTGTCAGTTGTTGGCTAAGACGCGCAGCCAGTCTCAGAGCTAA